CCGATAGCATTGATCTTGGCCACATCATGCGAGCGAGCCGTATCATTCGTAGGAATGCCTGAAGCTTCACTTGCAATCGCAGAAGCGGTCATTTATCTAGCAAACGCCCCCAAATCTCGTGCTGTTGATAGCGCTTATGCATCTGCGCTTGACGATGTCAAGAACAAGCGCCTTGACCCGATTCCACTTGACATTCGTAACGCTCCGACCAAGATGATGAAGGATTTTGGCTTTGGGAAAGGTTATGAAATGTATTCAAAAAAATCTCATCTTCCCAAAAATCTGAAGGACAAAAAATATTGGCACGAAGACTAATTTATCGTAGAATATAACTAATAACTTAAAACTAAAAGCTAATAACCAAAGGTATTCTATTTCGTTTTTAGTTGTTACATATTAGTTATTAGCATATTTTGTGAGGGGTTTTGTTATGGATGATATCTATCTTGATTCGAGAAATGTTGGCGATGTTGAACCGCCAAAAAAGAAAAAGGGGATACTGACTCGAATTCGAGTTTTTTTCAAAAATCCTAAAAAAAGGTTAATTTTTATCATAGTTACCGGAATTGTTCTCATCGCTGCCGCAGTTACTGGCTATTATTTTTACATGAAAAATACCAGCAAGGGAACGGATGGAACAAACCCAATAAATAAAGATTTCCAGGTTGAAAACCCAACATACCAAGCTGTTCTTGATGGAATCATGGTTGCAAACCAAGAGGCCGCAAGCTTGCATCCTCTGGGCATAATCATTGAAAATCATACGGATGCGCGACCGCAAGCTGGATTGACTTCGGCGAGCATTGTTTATGAGGCCATTGCCGAAGGAGGCATTACCAGATTTCTTGCCCTGTTTGGTGAAAATGAAGTTGATAAAGCCGGGCCGGTAAGATCTGCCAGAACATATTTCGTTGATTGGGCACATGGATACAATGCCTTTCTCGCCCATGTCGGCGGCAACATGGATGCACTCGACAAAATTAAGGCTGAGCATATTCTTGATCTTGACCAGTTTGCTTATTCAAAACCTTACTGGCGCGAAAAAGGATTAAGAGTTTCTTCGG
The window above is part of the Patescibacteria group bacterium genome. Proteins encoded here:
- a CDS encoding DUF3048 domain-containing protein, with protein sequence MDDIYLDSRNVGDVEPPKKKKGILTRIRVFFKNPKKRLIFIIVTGIVLIAAAVTGYYFYMKNTSKGTDGTNPINKDFQVENPTYQAVLDGIMVANQEAASLHPLGIIIENHTDARPQAGLTSASIVYEAIAEGGITRFLALFGENEVDKAGPVRSARTYFVDWAHGYNAFLAHVGGNMDALDKIKAEHILDLDQFAYSKPYWREKGLRVSSEHTMFTSTEGLRAQANSNKYTTDNNFKVFNFKDDPKPDSAEFTALPASQTISINYGNANYNAAFSYDKATNSYLRSQAGKPHTDRVTGKQINPKNVIIMTVNRKSTVTRINEQGYIMDVIGEGKAQIFLDGKEIDGKWKKTSASEREIFYDSEGKEVTFNRGQFWISIISPELSVSVQ